A stretch of Mastomys coucha isolate ucsf_1 unplaced genomic scaffold, UCSF_Mcou_1 pScaffold3, whole genome shotgun sequence DNA encodes these proteins:
- the Fam229b gene encoding protein FAM229B: MPFRFGTQPRRFPVEGGDSSIELESGLSSSASCNGKETSPNRQLRRCPGSHCLTITDVPITVYATMRKPPAQSSKEMHPK, translated from the exons ATGCCTTTTCGGTTTGGGACCCAGCCAAGGAGGTTTCCAGTGGAAGGAGGAGACTCTTCAATTGAGCTAGAATCAGGCCTGAGCTCCAGTGCTTCCTGTAACGGGAAAGAGACGTCACCCAATAG GCAACTCCGAAGATGCCCTGGAAGTCATTGCCTGACAATAACTGATGTTCCCATCACTGTCTATGCAACGATGAGGAAGCCGCCTGCGCAAAGCAGCAAGGAAATGCATCCCAAATAG